Proteins encoded by one window of Lathyrus oleraceus cultivar Zhongwan6 chromosome 1, CAAS_Psat_ZW6_1.0, whole genome shotgun sequence:
- the LOC127083340 gene encoding sulfite exporter TauE/SafE family protein 2: MRTKSIILLIFITIFAFNPSNAKQTQPFSTMLNINHILNKIPQLKALTQGFQESQLQVSVPLVVAGILCFIASSISSAGGIGGGGIFIPILTIVAGLDLKVASSISAFMVTGGSVANVICYMFTTSPKFGGKSLIDYDIALSSEPCMLLGVSVGVICNLVFPEWLITLMFAVFLAWSTSKTCKSGVMFWTIESEEIRVNGVEEIEKGLLEKETSTKGLVRLLQKENDRSEKVEENLVMVPKENSVKLCIPWLKLGVLLLVWLSFFSIYLLRGNGNGQRIIPMEPCGVGYWIISSVQVPLAVVFTAWMVFRKESLQEPSLIPEVQCQNRNCPSNKLVFPLMALLAGILGGVFGIGGGMLISPLLLQVGIAPEVTAATCSFMVFFSSTMSALQYLLLGMEHVETALILAIMCFVASLIGLLVVQKVIGKYGRPSIIVFSVSIVMSLSVVLMTSFGAIKVWEDYKSGKYMGFKLPC; this comes from the exons ATGAGAACTAAAAGTATTATACTTCTAATTTTCATCACTATCTTTGCTTTCAACCCTTCAAATGCAAAACAAACACAACCCTTTTCAACTATGCTCAATATCAACCATATTCTAAACAAAATCCCTCAGTTGAAAGCTCTAACACAAGGATTCCAAGAATCACAGTTGCAGGTTTCAGTCCCTTTGGTGGTGGCTGGAATCCTATGCTTCATAGCTTCATCAATATCAAGTGCTGGTGGAATAGGTGGTGGTGGAATTTTCATACCTATACTAACTATTGTAGCTGGTTTAGACTTGAAAGTAGCTTCAAGTATTTCAGCTTTTATGGTCACAGGAGGATCAGTTGCAAATGTTATATGCTATATGTTTACAACAAGTCCAAAATTTGGTGGAAAATCATTGATTGATTATGATATAGCACTTTCATCTGAACCTTGTATGTTACTAGGAGTGAGTGTTGGTGTTATTTGTAACCTTGTTTTTCCAGAATGGTTGATAACGTTAATGTTTGCTGTTTTTCTTGCTTGGTCTACCTCAAAAACATGTAAAAGTGGAGTGATGTTTTGGACCATTGAATCAGAAGAAATAAGGGTTAATGGAGTTGAGGAAATTGAAAAAGGGTTGTTAGAGAAAGAGACTAGTACTAAAGGGTTGGTGAGGTTACTGCAGAAGGAAAACGATAGGTCAGAAAAAGTTGAAGAGAATCTTGTTATGGTCCCTAAAGAAAATAGTGTCAAGTTGTGTATTCCTTGGTTGAAATTGGGAGTGTTACTTTTGGTGTGGCTTTCTTTCTTTTCTATTTATCTTCTTCGCGGCAATGGAAATGGACAG AGAATCATTCCAATGGAACCATGCGGTGTAGGATACTGGATTATCTCATCAGTTCAAGTACCACTAGCAGTTGTTTTCACTGCTTGGATGGTATTTAGAAAAGAAAGTCTTCAAGAGCCGTCTCTTATACCAGAAGTACAATGTCAGAACAGAAATTGTCCATCGAATAAGCTTGTTTTTCCATTGATGGCACTCCTAGCAGGAATACTAGGCGGTGTTTTCGGAATCGGAGGTGGAATGCTTATAAGTCCACTTCTTCTTCAAGTCGGAATAGCTCCTGAGGTAACAGCAGCAACATGTTCTTTCATGGTTTTCTTTTCGTCTACGATGTCGGCGTTGCAGTATCTGTTGTTGGGAATGGAACATGTAGAGACTGCACTTATATTGGCCATAATGTGTTTTGTTGCATCACTTATTGGATTATTGGTTGTGCAGAAAGTAATTGGAAAATATGGAAGACCTTCAATAATAGTGTTTTCAGTTAGCATAGTGATGTCTTTAAGTGTTGTTCTTATGACTAGCTTTGGGGCCATTAAGGTTTGGGAAGATTACAAGTCAGGGAAATATATGGGGTTTAAACTACCTTGTTAA